The proteins below come from a single Zhouia spongiae genomic window:
- a CDS encoding alpha/beta fold hydrolase yields MYKKKHLLTVISTVFLFASCEKELFIDEPGNLVPKTVMEDANLPSITVNGTVLHSETYGNPGHPMVLFLHGGPGADYRNALRVKQLADDGYFVVFYDQRGSGLSQRHHKNTYSIRLMIDDVHAVIEHYRTSPNQKVFLFGHSWGAMLAAGYINLHPDRIDGAILAEAGGLNKKLWEEYSENSRRVKLFSEATNDILYYDQFLTGKENEHEILDYKLGIASSFTYAKGNDEGIEGPSPFWRNGAVLLNALSEIAEEDGFDFTTHLDYYTTNVLLLYGENNKSHGLKFSQKEAAYFPNHQIVQIDDTGHELIYFKWELVYPVVLNYLTSLN; encoded by the coding sequence ATGTACAAGAAAAAACATTTACTAACAGTTATCTCGACAGTTTTCCTGTTCGCTTCGTGCGAAAAGGAACTCTTTATTGATGAACCCGGAAACCTGGTTCCAAAAACGGTAATGGAAGATGCCAACCTGCCTTCTATTACAGTGAACGGAACCGTTCTCCATTCCGAAACTTATGGCAACCCCGGCCATCCAATGGTGCTTTTTTTGCATGGCGGGCCCGGTGCAGATTATAGAAATGCACTTCGAGTTAAGCAATTAGCTGATGACGGCTATTTTGTAGTGTTTTACGACCAGCGTGGTTCCGGCCTTTCCCAAAGACACCATAAAAACACCTATTCAATCCGGTTGATGATTGATGATGTACATGCCGTTATCGAGCATTACAGGACTTCACCAAATCAAAAAGTTTTTCTCTTTGGACATTCCTGGGGAGCAATGCTGGCTGCTGGCTATATCAATTTGCATCCTGACCGCATAGACGGCGCCATACTAGCCGAAGCCGGAGGGCTCAATAAAAAATTATGGGAAGAATATAGTGAAAACAGCAGGAGAGTAAAACTTTTTTCAGAGGCTACCAATGACATTCTTTACTACGATCAGTTTCTGACCGGAAAAGAAAACGAACACGAAATACTGGATTACAAACTGGGGATTGCTTCGAGTTTCACTTATGCCAAAGGTAATGACGAAGGCATTGAAGGGCCATCGCCTTTTTGGAGAAATGGTGCTGTTTTGTTAAATGCCCTTTCAGAAATTGCAGAAGAGGATGGATTTGACTTTACTACCCATCTTGATTATTACACAACCAATGTGCTACTGCTGTATGGAGAAAACAATAAATCGCACGGATTAAAATTTTCTCAAAAAGAAGCCGCTTATTTCCCAAACCATCAAATTGTGCAGATAGACGATACCGGTCATGAACTGATTTATTTCAAATGGGAATTGGTGTATCCTGTAGTGCTCAATTATTTAACCTCACTTAACTAA
- a CDS encoding ArsR/SmtB family transcription factor — MKTRRDVFQAIADPTRRTIITLVALNAMTPTAIAENFDSSRQTISKHIQILTECELLEQEQNGREIYYHLNPEKIKEIAVFIEPFRKFWDDRFNKLEAIMKHL; from the coding sequence ATGAAAACAAGACGAGATGTATTTCAAGCAATAGCAGACCCAACCAGAAGGACAATCATAACATTGGTAGCTCTAAATGCAATGACGCCTACTGCAATCGCGGAGAATTTTGATTCATCAAGACAAACTATTTCAAAGCATATACAGATTCTTACGGAGTGCGAACTATTAGAACAGGAACAAAACGGAAGGGAAATATATTATCACCTTAATCCAGAAAAAATAAAAGAAATAGCAGTATTTATTGAGCCGTTCAGAAAATTCTGGGACGATCGATTTAACAAACTGGAAGCTATAATGAAACATTTATAA
- a CDS encoding MmpS family transport accessory protein, translating into MKNTKSTLFLAVILAVVLVFTSCSSDDDSSPQPRNIKYEITGNYSGRLTVAFSDESGNSQTISINSLPWSKSLSIDSDVSAIALAAGNSGVDNPGETGETITLKIYRNEETAKESTAPATDNGFIELGISYSFDL; encoded by the coding sequence ATGAAAAACACAAAATCAACTTTATTTCTGGCCGTGATATTGGCAGTAGTACTCGTTTTCACAAGTTGTTCAAGCGATGATGATTCTTCACCGCAGCCAAGAAACATTAAGTACGAAATAACAGGGAATTATAGCGGAAGACTAACCGTTGCCTTTTCGGATGAAAGTGGAAACAGCCAAACCATCAGTATAAATTCGTTGCCTTGGTCGAAATCGTTGTCTATCGATAGCGACGTCTCGGCTATTGCACTGGCAGCAGGCAATAGTGGGGTTGACAACCCTGGAGAAACAGGAGAAACCATTACATTAAAAATTTACCGAAATGAAGAGACGGCCAAAGAATCTACTGCTCCGGCAACAGATAATGGATTCATAGAACTAGGCATATCCTACTCGTTTGATTTATAA
- a CDS encoding DoxX family protein: protein MEKRKKVIYWITTGWLALGMTSTGIVQLIKMEEEVSNFTNLGYPLYLLTLLGVWKLLGVIAILTPKLPLLKEWAYAGFFFAMSGAIISHLAVGDEIISILGPAILLALTIASWYVRPVNRKMNIKTLNV, encoded by the coding sequence ATGGAAAAGCGTAAAAAAGTTATATACTGGATAACCACTGGCTGGCTGGCTTTGGGAATGACCTCAACGGGTATTGTACAATTGATAAAAATGGAAGAAGAAGTTTCAAATTTTACCAATTTGGGATATCCATTATACCTGTTGACCCTGCTTGGTGTATGGAAACTCTTAGGGGTAATAGCCATTCTCACTCCTAAACTACCGTTGCTAAAAGAATGGGCGTATGCAGGGTTTTTCTTTGCGATGTCCGGGGCTATCATTTCCCATTTAGCCGTTGGAGATGAAATTATATCAATCCTCGGTCCAGCAATCCTCCTTGCGCTCACAATAGCTTCCTGGTATGTAAGACCGGTTAATCGAAAAATGAATATTAAGACGTTAAACGTATGA
- a CDS encoding SRPBCC family protein produces MELKTKVNAEPGKQELTITREFDLPVELLFKAYVAPEIVAQWMGTNVLKLESKKHGSYQFETTDPKGNKHGFNGTIHEFVPNQKITRTFEMEGTSLPVQLEFLEFIKLTEDKSKLHMHIVYKSLEHRNQMLQLPFKQGVNMAHNRLQDIVSKLK; encoded by the coding sequence ATGGAACTAAAGACAAAAGTTAATGCCGAACCAGGTAAACAGGAACTGACCATTACAAGAGAGTTCGACCTGCCTGTGGAGTTATTGTTTAAAGCTTATGTAGCACCGGAAATTGTAGCGCAATGGATGGGAACTAACGTGCTGAAACTAGAAAGCAAAAAACATGGGAGCTATCAATTTGAAACAACCGATCCCAAGGGAAACAAGCACGGGTTTAATGGTACCATACACGAGTTTGTACCCAATCAAAAGATTACCCGGACCTTCGAAATGGAAGGTACTTCGCTCCCTGTTCAATTAGAGTTTTTAGAGTTTATAAAACTCACAGAAGACAAAAGCAAGCTCCATATGCACATCGTTTATAAATCTCTGGAACACAGAAATCAAATGCTGCAATTACCATTTAAACAAGGTGTTAATATGGCGCACAACCGATTGCAAGACATTGTTAGCAAATTAAAATAA
- a CDS encoding TlpA family protein disulfide reductase, which translates to MKIYLYTCALVFILASCVKEQRNDFIILQGKVLNKKSNTLRLSSLCYSYSHDIPLNEDGTFVDTIRTKADNLMLYYGGHLTYMYLESGDDIHLTFDVKDYNNTVTFTGAGAAYNNYLLQKRKRVSEVLSDVKNIYLLNEVDFKETQKKLESELLKLLKNTKYFPATYIEKEKRNIKYYTLNNLNKYQVNHIYQTKNNDFRVSDAFLKELEEIAYNNGEDYIFSYDYSSLVDSYCQQQAREISASLNIDEDVAYLKAVNMLSNQKIKNIICYKKAKNGITYTADVENYYAEYIKGSTNEVNNKEITKNYNALKIVAKGKPSPEFTDYENFDNSTTSLSDLKGKYLYIDVWATWCGPCKREIPFLKKIESRYHDKNIEFVSISIDNPEDRNKWRQMVEKENLGGVQLLADNAFNSKFVQDYLIKGIPRFILLDPQGNIVMANAPRPSDDKLIALLATLSL; encoded by the coding sequence ATGAAAATATACTTATACACCTGTGCCTTGGTTTTTATCCTGGCCTCTTGTGTTAAAGAACAAAGAAATGATTTTATCATTTTACAGGGCAAAGTTTTGAACAAGAAAAGTAATACATTAAGATTATCCAGTTTATGTTATTCATATTCTCATGATATTCCTCTTAATGAAGATGGAACGTTTGTAGATACCATAAGAACTAAAGCAGACAATCTAATGTTATATTATGGAGGACATCTTACATATATGTACCTGGAATCCGGTGATGATATTCACCTGACCTTTGATGTTAAAGATTATAATAATACAGTAACTTTTACCGGGGCAGGAGCAGCCTATAATAATTATTTGCTGCAAAAAAGAAAAAGAGTAAGTGAGGTTCTAAGTGATGTGAAAAACATATATCTGCTGAATGAAGTTGATTTTAAAGAAACTCAAAAAAAGCTTGAATCGGAACTTTTAAAATTGCTAAAGAATACCAAATATTTTCCAGCGACTTATATAGAAAAAGAGAAGAGGAATATTAAATATTATACTTTAAATAATTTAAATAAGTATCAGGTAAATCATATCTACCAAACCAAAAATAATGATTTCAGAGTGTCTGATGCGTTTTTAAAAGAACTGGAAGAGATTGCGTATAACAACGGTGAAGATTATATATTTTCATATGATTATTCCAGCCTGGTTGATAGTTATTGTCAGCAACAAGCCAGAGAAATATCGGCTTCTTTAAATATTGATGAAGATGTAGCGTATTTAAAAGCGGTGAATATGTTATCCAATCAAAAAATTAAAAACATCATTTGCTATAAGAAGGCAAAAAATGGTATTACCTATACTGCCGATGTAGAGAATTACTATGCGGAGTATATAAAGGGGAGTACAAATGAGGTGAACAACAAAGAAATAACCAAAAATTATAATGCCTTAAAGATTGTAGCAAAAGGAAAACCTTCACCTGAATTCACAGATTATGAAAATTTTGACAACAGTACCACATCTTTAAGCGATTTAAAAGGTAAATACCTATATATTGATGTCTGGGCTACCTGGTGTGGGCCTTGTAAAAGAGAAATCCCGTTTTTAAAGAAAATAGAAAGCCGGTACCATGATAAAAACATCGAATTTGTAAGTATATCTATTGACAATCCGGAAGACCGTAACAAATGGAGACAAATGGTTGAAAAAGAGAATTTGGGAGGCGTTCAGCTACTTGCAGATAACGCCTTCAATTCAAAATTTGTTCAGGATTATCTTATAAAAGGTATCCCTCGTTTTATTCTTCTTGATCCTCAGGGAAATATTGTCATGGCAAATGCCCCAAGACCGTCAGATGACAAGTTGATAGCTTTATTAGCTACATTAAGTCTGTAG
- a CDS encoding OmpA family protein — MNIKSIFLLPIALSSSLLAQACNNSKQKDKQKEVTFSNEIQSANKTYNATQDTIPISTADLGNFPFFGLPENIRYESKPLQRNYDEIYFPTNRTGQLEKIGGRSFKSNMINTNNSEWSRPYFIKSYDEAIKAVGGVKLFEGKFKYEQIQFMKENAEYLGEEGSLDFYNNTIHSYIIRRPDGDDIYIQFDANTAGGAIQIVQKEAFKQTISIVKSDQIEKDLNEKGKTVLHISFDTDKASLKTEGKEVIKEIAIVLKNNGNLKLAIHGYTDNAGTKARNHILSEQRAQAVVAELSTSGIDESRLTVRGFGSQNPVADNTTPEGRAKNRRVELVKQ, encoded by the coding sequence ATGAATATAAAATCAATATTCCTACTACCAATTGCTCTTTCCTCTTCACTACTTGCCCAGGCTTGTAACAATAGTAAACAAAAGGATAAACAAAAGGAGGTCACCTTTTCAAACGAAATTCAATCAGCAAATAAAACATATAACGCTACACAAGATACCATCCCCATCTCAACGGCAGATTTGGGGAATTTTCCGTTTTTTGGTTTGCCCGAAAACATCCGTTACGAAAGCAAGCCCCTGCAAAGAAATTACGATGAAATCTATTTCCCTACAAACAGGACAGGCCAACTGGAAAAAATTGGTGGACGTTCCTTTAAGTCCAATATGATAAATACCAACAATAGCGAATGGTCTCGTCCTTATTTCATAAAAAGCTATGATGAGGCGATCAAGGCCGTTGGCGGGGTCAAACTGTTTGAAGGAAAGTTCAAATACGAGCAGATTCAGTTTATGAAGGAAAATGCGGAATATCTGGGTGAAGAAGGCTCGTTGGATTTTTATAACAACACTATCCATTCTTATATCATCCGCAGACCGGACGGAGATGATATCTACATCCAATTTGATGCCAATACTGCTGGCGGTGCTATTCAAATCGTACAAAAAGAGGCTTTTAAGCAAACTATTTCTATTGTAAAATCAGACCAGATTGAGAAGGATTTAAACGAAAAAGGAAAGACGGTATTACATATCAGTTTTGACACGGACAAAGCTTCTTTGAAAACAGAAGGAAAAGAAGTCATCAAAGAGATAGCCATCGTGTTAAAAAACAACGGGAATCTAAAATTGGCGATTCACGGTTATACAGATAATGCAGGTACAAAAGCACGTAACCATATCCTGTCAGAGCAACGAGCACAAGCTGTAGTTGCGGAGTTATCGACCTCGGGAATAGATGAATCCAGATTGACCGTAAGAGGTTTTGGCTCACAAAACCCTGTTGCCGATAACACAACTCCGGAAGGGAGGGCAAAAAACCGAAGGGTAGAACTGGTTAAACAATAA
- a CDS encoding helix-turn-helix domain-containing protein, whose product MSKINYSFPLTYMSCPIESITGVWEFKRPPFFKYLCYSLSGHLLHYVIKGSYFIKINGNEYSVKKGDIIYYYESEEVETIGNHTDVIFYSISYQASKLLPFSINNRVFKADNNLKQLFRNLYDSFSSQSDLNKRLMSFSFLLNILNKIEGTRFDSVHDKIEERALWWEIERRIRKNKMFKPSLTDLLKISGYSKSTVIRSCQKVTGNTPMQRIRRLRMEEARSLLSFAHLNVTQVSVYLGYSRVHEFSREFSMFYGSPPSSLLRK is encoded by the coding sequence ATGAGCAAAATCAATTATAGTTTCCCTCTCACCTATATGAGCTGTCCAATAGAAAGTATTACAGGCGTATGGGAATTCAAAAGACCTCCATTCTTTAAATATTTATGTTATTCGCTATCCGGACATTTATTACATTATGTGATAAAAGGTTCTTACTTTATAAAAATAAACGGCAATGAATATTCAGTTAAAAAGGGGGATATTATATATTACTATGAATCAGAAGAGGTGGAAACGATTGGGAACCATACAGATGTTATCTTTTATTCAATAAGCTATCAAGCATCCAAACTATTACCTTTTTCCATAAATAATCGTGTATTTAAAGCAGATAACAATCTAAAACAATTATTCAGAAATCTTTATGATTCATTCTCTTCCCAGTCTGATTTGAATAAAAGACTTATGAGCTTTTCCTTTCTGTTAAATATCCTCAATAAAATTGAGGGAACCCGTTTTGATTCTGTACATGATAAGATTGAAGAAAGAGCTTTATGGTGGGAAATTGAAAGACGAATAAGAAAAAACAAAATGTTTAAACCTTCTTTAACAGATTTACTTAAAATTTCCGGATACAGTAAATCAACCGTTATACGTTCATGTCAAAAAGTAACAGGAAATACACCCATGCAGCGTATTCGCAGACTAAGGATGGAAGAAGCCAGAAGCCTTTTAAGTTTTGCTCATTTAAATGTCACTCAAGTCTCAGTTTATTTAGGCTATAGCCGGGTTCATGAATTCTCCCGGGAATTTTCAATGTTTTATGGATCTCCACCAAGTAGCTTACTAAGAAAGTGA
- a CDS encoding YdeI/OmpD-associated family protein encodes MNPKVIDRFLDRAPKWKEEMTLLRKLCLDCGLTEDFKWMHPCYTFKGKNIVLIHGFKDYCALLFYKGALLKDIENLLVQQTENVQAARQMRFTGKEEIIAGEATIKAYIFEAVEVEKSGLEVKMKKTSEFDMPEELLSKFKEEPHFKTAFESLTPGRQRGYLLHFSGAKQSKTRASRIEKCIEKIFDGKGLNDR; translated from the coding sequence ATGAATCCAAAAGTTATAGATAGGTTTCTGGATAGAGCCCCAAAATGGAAAGAAGAAATGACCCTATTGCGTAAACTCTGTTTGGATTGTGGCTTGACCGAAGATTTTAAATGGATGCATCCTTGCTATACGTTTAAGGGAAAGAATATCGTATTAATTCATGGTTTTAAAGATTATTGTGCATTGCTATTTTATAAAGGCGCACTTTTAAAAGATATCGAAAATCTGTTGGTGCAACAAACTGAAAATGTCCAGGCGGCCAGACAAATGCGATTTACCGGTAAAGAAGAAATAATAGCAGGGGAAGCAACCATCAAAGCCTATATTTTTGAAGCGGTAGAAGTTGAAAAATCTGGACTGGAAGTAAAAATGAAAAAAACTTCAGAATTCGATATGCCCGAAGAATTGTTGTCGAAATTTAAAGAAGAACCTCATTTTAAAACCGCTTTTGAATCCTTAACACCGGGAAGACAAAGAGGCTATCTCTTACACTTTTCAGGAGCCAAACAATCCAAAACAAGAGCGTCCCGAATTGAAAAATGTATAGAGAAGATATTTGACGGAAAGGGGTTAAACGATAGATAA
- a CDS encoding alpha-N-acetylglucosaminidase, producing the protein MKKIIYLFLLLVIMGSCRNKILSGNHPELDAAKRVLERVLDKKAKDIVLKIDTTLAQSTYTYMAKNGSLTVNGNSAIALTRGVYDYLKSQQLGMLDWAGPEFNIPDKWPDAHLTKNTSPYPIRHAYNAVTSGYTTPYWDWERWEKELDWQAMHGFNMLMAPVAREAIAERVWKKLGLTQKEIDSFYVGPAHLPWLRMGCIQQVNGPLPSEWHKDQINLQHKILNRMHELGMEPVVQSFGGFVPKALKRVFPDLNIYETHWNDGFPEEQRPSFIAPDDEVFATISKLFMEEWQNEFGKAKYFLVDSFNELQLPESDLPITELLANYGKKTHSIVKSANPEAVWVIQGWMFSYQRYIWNSKTVEALFSKVPSDEVLILDYANDYNNNWKPMNAFNGKQWVYGFVPNMGGKTAYTGDISLYATGAAETLQSPDHGNLTGFTISGEGLENNAVIYELLTDVAWTDKPIDLDLWLKSYSINRYGGYPAKMKESWDLLRQSAYKNLVPHPQFGWQLGKAEIGTVNNDPEFYKAAQAFLDCSKQLSDSPNYCADAIEISALALGLKADEYFSIAANAFKNGNIKDGDMAGEKGLELLANIDRLMASHPLNSLDRWIEMARTHGETEQLKDYYERNAKYIISVWGPPVNDYSCRVWSGLIRDFYSERMQLVLNALKTNTPVNTVEWEIAWTQKTGVSKTTLFKDPVASAKALIKEALYQNQFNFKPDINNKQVFN; encoded by the coding sequence ATGAAAAAAATAATTTATTTATTTCTGTTATTGGTAATAATGGGGAGTTGTAGGAATAAAATACTTTCTGGGAATCATCCGGAACTCGATGCCGCAAAACGAGTTTTAGAACGTGTATTAGATAAAAAAGCGAAAGACATAGTCTTGAAAATAGATACCACTTTAGCTCAAAGTACTTATACTTACATGGCAAAGAATGGAAGCCTTACGGTAAACGGGAATAGTGCTATAGCCTTAACGCGTGGAGTTTACGACTATTTGAAAAGTCAACAATTGGGAATGTTGGATTGGGCTGGTCCGGAGTTTAATATACCAGATAAATGGCCAGATGCCCACCTGACAAAGAATACGTCTCCTTATCCAATAAGACATGCTTATAATGCTGTTACTTCAGGTTATACAACTCCCTACTGGGACTGGGAAAGATGGGAAAAAGAACTTGATTGGCAGGCAATGCATGGTTTTAATATGTTGATGGCGCCGGTAGCAAGAGAAGCTATTGCTGAAAGGGTCTGGAAAAAATTAGGGCTGACTCAGAAAGAAATAGATTCATTTTATGTAGGTCCGGCTCATTTGCCTTGGTTACGGATGGGATGTATCCAACAGGTAAATGGCCCTTTACCCTCCGAATGGCATAAAGACCAAATAAATCTTCAGCATAAAATCCTGAATAGAATGCATGAATTGGGTATGGAACCTGTCGTACAATCATTTGGAGGTTTTGTACCGAAGGCCTTAAAACGGGTATTTCCGGATCTTAACATCTATGAAACCCATTGGAATGATGGTTTTCCCGAAGAGCAACGCCCATCATTTATAGCTCCTGACGATGAAGTTTTTGCCACGATCAGTAAACTATTCATGGAGGAATGGCAGAATGAGTTTGGTAAAGCCAAGTATTTTTTGGTTGATAGTTTTAATGAGTTACAACTGCCTGAGTCGGACTTACCGATTACGGAACTCCTGGCAAATTATGGTAAAAAAACACATAGTATAGTAAAATCTGCTAATCCCGAAGCTGTATGGGTCATTCAGGGCTGGATGTTTTCATACCAGCGTTATATATGGAATTCAAAAACCGTAGAGGCTTTATTCAGTAAAGTCCCGTCTGATGAGGTACTTATTTTAGACTATGCGAATGATTACAATAATAATTGGAAACCTATGAATGCTTTTAACGGGAAACAATGGGTTTACGGTTTTGTGCCCAATATGGGAGGGAAGACAGCCTATACAGGGGATATTTCTCTTTATGCAACAGGAGCAGCAGAAACCCTTCAGTCTCCGGATCATGGAAACTTAACAGGATTTACCATATCCGGAGAAGGCTTAGAAAACAATGCAGTGATCTATGAGTTATTGACAGATGTAGCTTGGACCGATAAGCCTATTGATTTAGATTTATGGTTAAAGAGTTATAGTATTAATCGCTATGGTGGGTACCCTGCTAAAATGAAGGAATCGTGGGACTTGTTAAGACAAAGTGCATATAAAAACCTCGTTCCCCATCCTCAATTTGGTTGGCAATTAGGAAAAGCAGAAATTGGAACTGTCAACAATGATCCGGAATTTTATAAAGCTGCACAAGCTTTTTTAGATTGCAGCAAGCAATTATCTGATTCTCCCAATTATTGTGCAGATGCAATAGAAATTTCGGCCTTGGCTTTAGGCTTAAAGGCGGATGAATACTTCAGTATAGCGGCTAATGCTTTTAAAAATGGAAATATAAAAGATGGGGATATGGCTGGTGAGAAAGGGCTTGAGCTTTTAGCAAACATAGACAGACTGATGGCTTCCCATCCGTTAAACAGTTTAGATCGCTGGATTGAAATGGCAAGGACACACGGTGAAACAGAACAGCTTAAGGACTATTACGAGCGTAATGCTAAATATATAATCTCTGTTTGGGGACCACCTGTAAATGATTACTCTTGTCGGGTATGGAGTGGTCTGATACGAGATTTTTATTCTGAGCGTATGCAATTGGTTTTAAATGCCCTTAAAACAAATACTCCTGTTAACACTGTAGAATGGGAAATAGCATGGACTCAAAAAACCGGAGTCAGTAAAACAACGCTATTTAAGGACCCGGTTGCATCTGCTAAAGCATTGATTAAAGAAGCACTCTACCAGAATCAATTTAATTTTAAACCCGATATCAATAATAAACAAGTTTTCAACTAA